From the Paraburkholderia sp. PREW-6R genome, one window contains:
- the ilvD gene encoding dihydroxy-acid dehydratase: MAYNRRSKNITQGVARSPNRSMYYALGYQKEDFDKPMIGIANGHSTITPCNAGLQRLADAAVAAVKGSDANPQIFGTPTISDGMSMGTEGMKYSLVSREVIADCVETCVQGQWMDGVIVIGGCDKNMPGGMIGILRTNVPSIYVYGGTIRPGNWKGKDLTIVSSFEAVGEFTAGRMSQEDFEGVEKNACPSTGSCGGMYTANTMSSSFEALGMSLMYSSTMANPDQEKVDSAAESARVLVEAVRKDLKPRDIVTRKSIENAVAVIMATGGSTNAVLHFLAIAHAAEVEWTIEDFERMRKKVPVICNLKPSGQYVATDLHKAGGIPQVMKILLDAGLLHGDCMTITGKTIAEELKDVPAKPPSNQQVIFPIDKALYDEGHLAILKGNLAEDGAVAKITGLKNPVITGPARVFDDEQSALEAILADKIVEGDVVVLRYLGPKGGPGMPEMLAPTSAIIGKGLGESVGLITDGRFSGGTWGMVVGHVAPEAFVGGTIALVHEGDSITIDAHKLLLQLNVDDAELQRRRDAWQQPKPRYTHGVMAKYFALAQPANKGAVTG; encoded by the coding sequence ATGGCATACAACCGTCGTTCGAAGAACATCACGCAGGGCGTGGCGCGCTCGCCGAACCGCTCGATGTATTACGCGCTCGGCTATCAGAAGGAAGATTTCGACAAGCCGATGATCGGCATTGCCAACGGCCATTCGACCATCACGCCGTGCAATGCCGGGTTGCAGCGTCTCGCGGATGCAGCCGTCGCCGCGGTCAAGGGCTCGGACGCCAATCCGCAAATCTTCGGCACGCCGACCATTTCGGACGGCATGTCGATGGGCACCGAGGGCATGAAATACTCGCTCGTGTCGCGCGAGGTGATCGCAGACTGCGTCGAGACGTGCGTGCAAGGCCAGTGGATGGACGGCGTGATCGTGATCGGCGGCTGCGACAAGAACATGCCGGGCGGCATGATCGGCATCCTGCGCACCAACGTGCCGAGCATTTACGTGTACGGCGGCACGATCCGTCCCGGCAACTGGAAGGGCAAGGACCTGACCATCGTCTCGTCGTTCGAAGCCGTGGGCGAGTTCACCGCGGGCCGCATGTCGCAGGAAGATTTCGAAGGGGTCGAGAAAAACGCGTGTCCCTCCACGGGCTCGTGCGGCGGCATGTACACGGCCAACACGATGAGTTCGTCGTTCGAAGCGCTCGGCATGTCGCTGATGTATTCATCGACCATGGCCAACCCGGATCAGGAAAAGGTGGACTCGGCCGCCGAATCGGCGCGCGTGCTGGTCGAAGCGGTCAGGAAGGATCTGAAGCCGCGCGACATCGTCACCCGGAAGTCGATCGAGAACGCCGTAGCCGTGATCATGGCCACCGGCGGCTCGACCAACGCGGTGCTGCACTTTCTCGCCATCGCCCATGCGGCCGAAGTGGAGTGGACGATCGAGGACTTCGAGCGCATGCGCAAGAAAGTGCCCGTGATCTGCAACCTGAAGCCGTCCGGCCAGTACGTGGCGACGGATCTGCACAAGGCCGGCGGCATCCCGCAGGTGATGAAGATCCTGCTCGACGCGGGCCTGCTGCACGGCGACTGCATGACGATCACCGGCAAGACCATCGCCGAAGAGCTGAAGGACGTGCCCGCGAAGCCGCCTTCGAACCAGCAGGTGATCTTCCCGATCGACAAGGCGCTGTACGACGAAGGGCATCTGGCGATCCTGAAGGGCAATCTCGCCGAGGACGGCGCGGTCGCCAAGATCACGGGCCTGAAAAATCCGGTGATCACCGGTCCGGCCCGCGTATTCGACGACGAGCAAAGCGCGCTCGAAGCGATTCTGGCCGACAAAATAGTCGAAGGCGACGTGGTGGTGCTGCGCTACCTCGGTCCGAAGGGCGGTCCGGGCATGCCGGAGATGCTGGCGCCGACGTCCGCGATCATTGGCAAAGGGCTGGGCGAAAGCGTCGGCCTGATCACGGACGGACGCTTCTCGGGCGGCACGTGGGGCATGGTCGTTGGACACGTGGCGCCGGAGGCGTTCGTCGGTGGGACGATTGCGCTGGTCCACGAAGGCGACTCGATCACGATCGACGCGCACAAGCTGCTGCTTCAACTGAACGTGGACGATGCCGAACTGCAACGCCGCCGCGACGCGTGGCAGCAACCGAAGCCGCGTTATACGCACGGCGTAATGGCGAAATACTTCGCGCTCGCGCAGCCGGCGAACAAGGGCGCGGTGACCGGCTAA
- a CDS encoding LysR family transcriptional regulator: MMPTVPDLRQLRYFVTVAEEKHFGRAATRLSMTQPPLSQAIKALEETLGVELFARTKRSVELTLVGADLLPEVQRLLAAAEALRPLAQSLARGETGVLSLAFVSTADYGLLPLLLRDFGARYPRVRLELTEATSDVQMDELMAGRIDAGLVIAPLPSRHAGQLAWLPIAREPLVIAMSADTAASVNSAGDPAMEWLDTPLSLRELADAPLVIFPRRLAPGFYDIIMDCYGVAGLTPRIGQEAIQMQTIVSLVSAGMGVALVPQSLRNLRRTGVVYRPLAGSVPAIETGLVWRPAQVSPVLAGFIEIVQAHAATFEPQSAPPA; encoded by the coding sequence ATGATGCCCACCGTCCCCGATCTGCGGCAGTTGCGCTATTTCGTTACCGTTGCTGAGGAGAAGCACTTCGGCCGCGCGGCCACGCGGCTTTCAATGACGCAGCCGCCGCTCTCGCAGGCGATCAAGGCGCTCGAAGAGACACTCGGCGTCGAACTGTTCGCACGGACCAAGCGGTCGGTCGAACTCACGCTGGTCGGCGCCGATCTGCTGCCCGAGGTGCAACGCCTGCTCGCCGCCGCCGAAGCGCTGCGGCCGCTCGCGCAGAGCCTTGCACGCGGCGAGACGGGCGTGCTGTCGCTTGCGTTCGTGTCTACTGCGGACTACGGCCTGTTGCCCCTGCTGCTGCGTGATTTCGGCGCGCGCTACCCGCGCGTGCGGCTCGAATTGACCGAGGCCACGAGCGACGTGCAAATGGACGAACTGATGGCCGGACGCATCGACGCGGGCCTCGTGATCGCGCCGCTGCCGTCCCGCCATGCCGGGCAGCTCGCGTGGCTGCCGATCGCGCGCGAGCCGCTCGTGATCGCAATGTCCGCGGACACCGCCGCCAGTGTAAATAGTGCTGGCGACCCCGCCATGGAGTGGCTCGACACGCCGCTCAGCCTGCGCGAACTCGCCGATGCGCCGCTCGTGATCTTCCCAAGACGTCTGGCGCCTGGCTTTTATGACATCATTATGGATTGCTACGGCGTGGCGGGGCTCACACCCCGGATTGGCCAGGAGGCGATCCAGATGCAGACGATCGTGAGCCTCGTGTCGGCCGGCATGGGTGTCGCACTGGTGCCGCAATCGTTGCGTAACCTGCGCCGCACCGGCGTCGTGTACCGGCCGCTCGCCGGATCGGTGCCTGCGATCGAGACCGGTCTCGTGTGGCGCCCGGCGCAGGTGAGTCCGGTGCTCGCCGGTTTCATTGAAATCGTGCAGGCCCATGCTGCCACGTTCGAGCCGCAGTCCGCGCCGCCCGCCTGA
- the lgt gene encoding prolipoprotein diacylglyceryl transferase: protein MLIHPNFDPVAIHLGPLAVRWYGLMYLVAFIAAIVVGRLRLRLPYVAAQGWTAKDIDDMLFYGVLGTILGGRLGYVLFYKASFYFAHPLDVFKVWEGGMSFHGGFLGVTLAMVLFAYQRKRSWLQVTDFVAPMVPTGLAAGRLGNFINGELWGRVTEPSAPWAMLFPGAAPDDAAWLAAHPQLAAQWHLNEVFAQYHMLPRHPSELYEIALEGVALFFVLFFFSRKPKPLGAISAVFLIGYGLARFTVEFAREPDDFLGLLAMGLSMGQWLSLPMILVGIALLVWSYRRAGRERTHAVSAG from the coding sequence ATGCTCATTCACCCGAATTTCGACCCCGTAGCCATTCATCTGGGGCCGCTTGCCGTGCGCTGGTATGGACTGATGTACCTCGTTGCGTTCATCGCGGCGATCGTCGTCGGCCGTTTGCGGCTGCGGTTGCCCTACGTCGCCGCCCAGGGCTGGACCGCGAAAGATATTGACGACATGCTGTTCTACGGCGTGTTAGGCACGATCCTCGGCGGCCGGCTCGGCTACGTGCTGTTCTACAAGGCGAGTTTCTACTTCGCGCATCCGCTCGACGTCTTCAAGGTGTGGGAAGGCGGCATGTCGTTCCACGGCGGCTTCCTCGGCGTGACGCTCGCCATGGTGCTGTTCGCGTATCAGCGCAAGCGCTCGTGGCTGCAGGTCACCGACTTCGTTGCGCCGATGGTGCCGACAGGGCTGGCCGCAGGGCGCCTCGGCAATTTCATCAACGGCGAGTTGTGGGGCCGCGTAACCGAGCCGTCTGCGCCGTGGGCCATGCTGTTCCCAGGCGCCGCGCCCGACGACGCCGCGTGGCTCGCCGCGCATCCGCAACTGGCCGCGCAATGGCACCTGAACGAAGTGTTCGCGCAATACCATATGCTGCCGCGTCATCCGTCGGAGCTCTATGAGATCGCGCTCGAAGGCGTTGCGCTCTTCTTCGTGCTGTTCTTTTTCTCGCGTAAGCCGAAGCCGTTGGGTGCGATTTCCGCCGTGTTCCTGATCGGCTATGGCCTCGCGCGCTTTACCGTGGAATTCGCACGCGAGCCCGACGATTTCCTCGGGCTCCTCGCGATGGGCCTCTCGATGGGTCAATGGCTTTCGCTGCCAATGATCCTCGTGGGCATCGCGTTGTTGGTGTGGTCGTATCGCCGCGCCGGTCGCGAACGGACGCACGCTGTCAGCGCGGGCTGA
- a CDS encoding SIMPL domain-containing protein (The SIMPL domain is named for its presence in mouse protein SIMPL (signalling molecule that associates with mouse pelle-like kinase). Bacterial member BP26, from Brucella, was shown to assemble into a channel-like structure, while YggE from E. coli has been associated with resistance to oxidative stress.) codes for MTKNTARALAFALACAAPAALVLTPVVARAQSVAQYQPAGVLSLNAQASADVPQDVVDITLFYEQEASDPSALTSTLNQRADAALQKAKGVSGVTARTGSFSIYPSTDRDGHISAWRGRTEIVLESHDFATASKLAGQMASTMQVGNVQFSLSPDAQRAAEQKLTGEAIRSFREQASAAAQAFGYSGYSIREVNVGHNGSMPRPVMMMSARAMGADAKVSAPVPIEGGTSTVTVNVSGSVQMK; via the coding sequence ATGACGAAAAACACTGCACGTGCACTCGCTTTCGCGCTCGCTTGCGCCGCACCGGCGGCGCTCGTGCTAACGCCGGTCGTCGCGCGTGCGCAGAGCGTCGCGCAATATCAGCCTGCGGGCGTGTTGTCGCTGAATGCGCAGGCAAGCGCGGACGTGCCGCAAGACGTGGTCGACATCACGCTCTTCTACGAGCAGGAGGCGAGTGACCCATCCGCGCTGACGTCCACGCTCAATCAACGTGCCGACGCGGCGCTGCAGAAAGCCAAAGGCGTGAGCGGTGTCACGGCGCGCACGGGGTCGTTCTCGATCTATCCGTCAACGGATCGTGACGGGCACATCTCCGCATGGCGCGGCCGCACGGAGATCGTGCTCGAATCGCACGACTTCGCTACGGCGTCGAAGCTCGCCGGACAAATGGCATCGACCATGCAGGTCGGCAATGTGCAATTCTCGTTGTCGCCCGACGCACAGCGCGCCGCCGAACAGAAGCTCACCGGCGAAGCCATCCGGTCGTTCCGCGAGCAGGCGTCGGCGGCGGCGCAGGCCTTCGGCTACAGCGGCTATTCGATTCGCGAGGTCAACGTCGGCCACAATGGATCGATGCCGCGCCCCGTGATGATGATGAGCGCGCGAGCCATGGGCGCGGATGCGAAAGTGTCGGCGCCGGTGCCGATCGAAGGCGGCACGTCCACGGTGACGGTCAACGTGTCCGGCTCGGTACAGATGAAGTAA
- a CDS encoding EVE domain-containing protein, translated as MRYWLMKSEPDEASIDHLANAPHRTLPWTGVRNYQARNFMRDMMQVGDGVLFYHSSCPEPGIAGIAEVSSTAYPDPTQFDRKSPYYDPKSSQETPRWLLVDVVFKKKIPLIPLAALREHEELKDMRVLAKGNRLSITPVTEAEWRFITKRLI; from the coding sequence ATGCGCTACTGGCTAATGAAGTCCGAACCGGACGAAGCAAGCATCGACCATCTGGCGAACGCACCGCATCGCACGTTGCCTTGGACCGGCGTACGCAATTACCAGGCGCGCAATTTCATGCGCGACATGATGCAGGTGGGCGACGGCGTTCTGTTCTATCACTCCAGTTGTCCCGAGCCGGGCATCGCGGGCATCGCCGAAGTGTCGTCTACGGCTTATCCCGATCCCACGCAGTTCGACAGGAAGAGTCCGTATTACGACCCGAAGTCGTCCCAGGAAACGCCGCGCTGGCTGCTCGTCGACGTCGTCTTCAAGAAGAAGATTCCGCTGATACCGCTCGCCGCGTTGCGCGAGCACGAGGAGTTGAAGGACATGCGCGTGCTCGCCAAAGGCAATCGTCTTTCCATCACGCCGGTGACCGAAGCCGAATGGCGCTTCATTACCAAACGGCTGATCTGA
- a CDS encoding cell division protein ZapA, translating into MTTKQIEVSILDVPYRLACSAETEGALLEAVARVDAEMSKIRNNSNVRGTDRIAVMAALSLASELLRLQSSVRHGEAFPAEEIRRTMHQMNEQLGTVIQQYSMQ; encoded by the coding sequence ATGACCACGAAGCAGATCGAAGTGTCGATTCTCGACGTGCCCTATCGCCTCGCGTGCTCGGCGGAAACGGAAGGGGCATTGCTTGAAGCAGTGGCGCGCGTCGACGCCGAAATGTCGAAGATTCGCAATAACAGCAATGTGCGCGGCACGGATCGCATTGCCGTCATGGCTGCGCTGTCGCTGGCATCGGAACTGCTTAGGCTGCAGTCGAGCGTGCGACATGGAGAAGCATTTCCCGCTGAAGAAATCCGGCGTACAATGCATCAAATGAACGAACAGCTGGGGACAGTGATTCAGCAGTACAGCATGCAGTAA
- a CDS encoding ATPase produces the protein MLTELETLSQNIGQLIAISQRHNEARIALEEQLAQSRAEVEATRTELAALRDERDALQAERDALSAKIDDAQVRLNAILEKLPRGRTQSEPDSQLDLLEPAQQEVETQSDVTRHGENA, from the coding sequence ATGCTCACCGAACTCGAAACACTTTCACAGAATATCGGCCAGCTGATTGCGATCAGCCAGCGCCACAATGAAGCGCGAATCGCGCTCGAAGAGCAGCTTGCGCAATCGCGCGCCGAGGTCGAGGCCACGCGCACGGAACTTGCAGCGCTGCGCGACGAGCGCGACGCGTTGCAAGCGGAACGCGACGCCCTGTCCGCGAAAATCGACGACGCTCAGGTACGCCTGAACGCCATTCTCGAGAAGCTGCCGCGCGGTCGCACGCAAAGCGAGCCGGACAGCCAGCTCGATCTGCTCGAGCCCGCGCAGCAGGAAGTCGAAACGCAAAGCGACGTGACCCGCCACGGAGAAAATGCATGA
- a CDS encoding TonB-dependent receptor yields the protein MLSPIARAALVAFAGLPYAVHAQAAASSSTSSSSSALAAGEASSASDAGGASTADSASADSSATLLSPVVVTAARSPQALADTIAQTTLFDRQDIADTTATDLPGLLQLAPGAQISRTGAPGSTASLSLRGASSTQSLVLIDGVRVDSVSLGASQIALIPLDQVDHVEVVNGNVSALYGSGAIGGVVQVFTKDGGDHPPRFNFSVGYGSYHTQTQQAGVNGALDKDGNTTFSLSLARSKDDGFSSIDPREAPGANPNANGYLNESISASLRHRFDAKWDAGITYFQSNGNDSYDNAYGAPTDLNNLYSKVRQMSVFANGKLTDWWTTHFIVSEGDDRSVSDTNGLYNGRFDTDNRQYTWQNDFALAAQQKLQAGYEHLDQSLDSDTFAAPNRHVDSGFVGYSGRFGRNQIQANVRRDQYSDFGGANSYYLGYGFDITNQWKATASYSDAFRAPSFDDLYYPYSGNPSIQPERSHSIEAALQYASNALGVMRLSAFQTRYSNLIDYPQVSPGVYLAENVGHAKVQGLEGSWSGHVGKTDVRASFTMQNPVDLDNDIDLVRRARRFGSLALNRSIAGWRVGGEWIVSGPSNDSSGKLGGYNVVNLSARYNITKAWYVAAQIQNLLNKDYETAYSYHSPKRGAYVTVGWQQQ from the coding sequence ATGTTGTCCCCCATCGCTCGCGCGGCGCTTGTCGCCTTCGCGGGTCTGCCGTATGCCGTGCATGCTCAGGCTGCCGCTTCTTCTTCCACTTCGTCTTCTTCTTCTGCTCTCGCCGCGGGTGAAGCCAGCAGCGCCAGTGACGCCGGCGGCGCGAGCACCGCAGACTCTGCTTCCGCCGATTCATCCGCCACGCTGCTGTCGCCGGTGGTGGTGACGGCGGCTCGCTCGCCGCAAGCACTTGCCGATACGATTGCGCAGACCACGCTGTTCGATCGGCAGGATATCGCCGATACCACCGCAACCGATCTTCCCGGCTTGCTGCAGCTCGCGCCGGGCGCGCAAATCTCTCGCACAGGCGCACCGGGTTCGACGGCAAGCCTCTCCCTGCGCGGTGCGTCGTCCACGCAGTCGCTCGTGCTGATCGACGGCGTGCGGGTCGACTCGGTGAGCCTCGGTGCGTCGCAGATCGCGTTGATTCCGCTCGATCAGGTCGACCACGTCGAAGTGGTGAACGGCAACGTATCCGCGTTGTACGGCTCCGGCGCGATAGGCGGCGTCGTGCAGGTGTTCACGAAGGACGGCGGAGATCACCCGCCGCGCTTCAATTTTTCCGTCGGCTACGGCAGCTATCACACGCAGACGCAGCAGGCCGGGGTGAACGGCGCGCTCGATAAGGACGGCAATACGACCTTCAGCCTGTCACTGGCGCGCTCGAAGGACGACGGCTTCTCGTCGATCGATCCGCGCGAAGCGCCCGGCGCGAATCCGAACGCGAACGGCTATCTGAACGAGAGCATCTCGGCCTCGCTGCGGCACAGGTTCGACGCGAAGTGGGACGCGGGCATCACGTATTTCCAGTCCAACGGTAACGACAGCTACGACAACGCGTACGGAGCGCCCACCGATCTGAACAACCTGTACAGCAAAGTGCGGCAGATGTCGGTGTTTGCGAACGGCAAGCTGACAGACTGGTGGACCACGCACTTCATCGTCTCCGAGGGCGACGACCGCAGCGTGTCAGATACGAATGGTCTCTATAACGGCCGCTTCGACACGGACAACCGGCAGTACACCTGGCAGAACGATTTTGCGCTGGCCGCGCAGCAGAAACTGCAGGCCGGCTACGAGCATCTCGATCAGAGTCTGGATTCGGATACGTTCGCAGCGCCGAACCGTCACGTGGATTCGGGCTTCGTCGGCTACTCGGGACGCTTTGGCCGCAACCAGATCCAGGCGAACGTGCGGCGCGACCAGTATTCCGATTTTGGTGGGGCGAACAGTTACTATCTCGGCTACGGCTTCGACATCACGAACCAGTGGAAGGCAACCGCAAGCTATTCCGATGCGTTTCGCGCGCCGAGCTTCGACGATCTGTACTATCCGTACAGTGGCAATCCGTCGATTCAACCGGAACGCAGCCATTCGATCGAAGCGGCGCTGCAGTATGCGTCGAATGCGTTGGGCGTGATGCGCTTGAGCGCGTTCCAGACGCGCTACTCGAATCTGATCGACTACCCGCAGGTTTCGCCCGGTGTTTATCTGGCCGAGAACGTCGGCCATGCGAAGGTGCAGGGACTCGAAGGATCGTGGAGCGGACACGTCGGCAAGACGGACGTGCGTGCTTCTTTTACGATGCAAAACCCCGTCGACCTCGATAACGACATCGACCTTGTGCGGCGTGCGCGGCGCTTCGGATCGCTCGCGCTGAATCGCAGCATCGCGGGGTGGCGGGTCGGCGGCGAGTGGATCGTGAGCGGCCCGAGCAACGACAGCAGCGGCAAGCTCGGCGGCTATAACGTAGTGAATCTGTCCGCGCGCTACAACATCACGAAGGCGTGGTACGTGGCGGCGCAAATCCAGAATCTGTTGAACAAGGACTATGAGACGGCCTACTCGTATCACTCGCCGAAGCGCGGTGCGTATGTCACGGTTGGCTGGCAACAGCAGTGA
- a CDS encoding iron ABC transporter permease, translating into MPAGRLTRPAGTARPAPLRVMTARRAATIWLALALVALVVLVASLALGSVPLAPSHVFAALMPSSASPGSANDLAVEIVRTLRLPRAIAGFACGALLALAGALLQVLLRNPLAEPYVLGVSGGAATFALVAMIAGSTWWIVDASAFCGAFVSILLVLGLARRELWRGEPQDASPRLLLTGAVVAAGWGALITLLLNLAPDNRLRGMLFWLTGDLNGGAMPWTALVALVVVLIVIVPAAPRLNVLLRGDAAAQALGVAVTPLRLRVYLVASLAAAAAVTTAGTIGFVGLVVPHMLRLAFGNDQRMLLPAAALGGGVAVMGADLLARTVVAPAQLPVGVITSIIGVPVFLWMLLRTRR; encoded by the coding sequence ATGCCCGCCGGGCGACTCACACGCCCGGCCGGCACCGCGCGTCCGGCGCCGTTGCGCGTGATGACCGCACGGCGCGCCGCAACGATCTGGCTCGCGTTGGCGTTGGTCGCGCTCGTCGTGCTGGTGGCGTCGCTCGCGCTCGGCAGTGTGCCGCTCGCGCCGTCGCATGTATTCGCGGCGCTGATGCCGTCCTCCGCGTCGCCTGGCAGCGCGAACGATCTCGCCGTGGAAATCGTCCGCACGCTGCGACTGCCTCGCGCCATCGCCGGCTTTGCATGCGGTGCGCTGCTGGCTCTCGCCGGCGCGTTGCTTCAGGTGCTGCTGCGCAATCCGCTTGCTGAGCCCTATGTACTGGGCGTCTCGGGCGGCGCGGCGACCTTCGCGCTCGTCGCGATGATCGCGGGCAGCACGTGGTGGATCGTCGACGCCAGCGCGTTCTGCGGCGCTTTCGTGTCGATCCTGCTCGTCCTCGGTCTGGCGCGCCGCGAGTTGTGGCGAGGTGAACCGCAGGACGCGTCGCCACGTTTGCTGCTCACCGGCGCGGTGGTCGCAGCCGGTTGGGGGGCGCTCATCACGTTGCTGCTCAACCTCGCACCCGATAACCGTCTGCGCGGCATGCTCTTCTGGCTGACCGGCGACCTCAATGGCGGCGCCATGCCGTGGACAGCGCTCGTCGCGCTCGTCGTCGTGCTGATCGTGATCGTCCCCGCTGCGCCGCGGCTGAACGTGCTGCTGCGCGGCGACGCCGCCGCGCAGGCGCTAGGTGTCGCGGTCACGCCGTTGCGCCTGCGCGTGTATCTGGTTGCGTCGCTCGCGGCTGCCGCCGCCGTGACGACGGCGGGCACCATCGGCTTTGTCGGGTTGGTGGTGCCGCACATGCTGCGGCTTGCGTTCGGCAACGATCAACGCATGCTGCTGCCCGCCGCGGCGCTAGGCGGCGGCGTTGCGGTGATGGGCGCCGATCTGCTCGCACGCACCGTCGTCGCACCGGCGCAATTGCCGGTTGGCGTGATCACGTCGATCATCGGCGTGCCGGTATTTCTCTGGATGCTGCTGCGCACCCGCCGATGA
- a CDS encoding ABC transporter ATP-binding protein, translated as MIDAPHIKSGQSGNGASHAALSAQRLTLQAGERMLLDTFTHTFHTGEIWCVAGPNGAGKTTLLSTLAGLRAPSAGQVELDGVRVGDWQALPLAQRRALMPQSTPDAFSASVLDIVLLNRFPHLGGWGWEREADRETAYAALDLLGLAPLAARDVLSLSGGERQRVALAAVLCQQAPLLLLDEPLSHLDLHHQIGCLDALHAWVREPGRTVLFSCHDLNLARRFATHALLLDGQGHAFAGAVRDVLTPELTSRTFGYPMVLIRDGAHEALIPALRPNHESASSYDFPAG; from the coding sequence ATGATCGACGCTCCTCACATCAAGAGTGGACAAAGCGGCAATGGCGCGAGTCATGCCGCGCTCAGCGCGCAACGTCTAACGCTGCAAGCAGGCGAGCGGATGCTGCTCGACACGTTCACACATACCTTTCACACAGGTGAAATCTGGTGCGTCGCGGGGCCGAACGGCGCGGGCAAGACGACGCTGCTGTCCACGCTCGCGGGTTTGCGGGCGCCGTCGGCGGGGCAGGTCGAACTGGACGGCGTGCGCGTCGGCGACTGGCAAGCGTTGCCGCTGGCCCAGCGCCGCGCGTTGATGCCGCAAAGCACGCCCGATGCGTTCAGCGCCAGCGTGCTCGACATCGTGCTGCTGAACCGCTTTCCGCATCTGGGCGGCTGGGGCTGGGAACGCGAGGCTGACCGTGAGACTGCGTATGCCGCGCTGGACCTGCTGGGGCTTGCGCCGTTGGCCGCGCGTGACGTGCTGTCGCTCTCGGGCGGCGAGCGTCAACGCGTGGCGCTCGCGGCCGTGCTGTGCCAGCAGGCGCCGTTGCTGCTGCTCGATGAACCGCTGTCGCACCTGGACCTGCACCATCAGATCGGCTGCCTCGACGCGCTGCACGCGTGGGTCCGCGAACCGGGGCGCACCGTGCTGTTCTCGTGCCATGACCTGAATCTGGCGCGGCGCTTCGCCACGCATGCGCTCCTGCTCGACGGCCAGGGCCACGCGTTCGCCGGCGCCGTGCGCGACGTGTTGACGCCCGAGCTGACGAGCCGCACATTCGGCTATCCGATGGTGCTGATTCGCGACGGCGCGCACGAAGCGCTGATTCCCGCGCTGCGTCCCAATCATGAATCGGCTTCCAGTTATGATTTTCCGGCCGGCTGA
- the cobT gene encoding nicotinate-nucleotide--dimethylbenzimidazole phosphoribosyltransferase, translating to MTVTSRLPGLPEVEPLDQTLRADLQHIIDTKTKPPGSLGRLETLARQMGLIQRSTHPAVTRPAMIVFAGDHGVAAEGVSPYPQAVTAQMVANFLAGGAAINALSRVSGMELEVVNAGMATPLPSTEGLVDIPVASGTRNFAHEPAMTREQALAAMQAGAARVEHHAALGTNVIGFGEMGIANTSAAACVMSRLCNVPIDECVGRGTGLDDEGLARKRNVLASALARHAVSSDSLDVLATFGGFEIAMMAGAYLAAAHARMTILVDGFIATSALLIADALAPDVREYCVFAHASNEAGHRRMLDHFGATPLLALDMRLGEGTGAALAVPLLRAAAAFVNEMASFESAGVANRES from the coding sequence ATGACCGTCACGTCACGTCTGCCCGGATTACCCGAAGTCGAACCGCTCGATCAAACGTTGCGCGCAGACCTGCAACACATCATCGACACCAAGACCAAGCCGCCTGGCAGTCTGGGCCGGCTCGAAACGCTGGCGCGGCAGATGGGCCTGATCCAGCGCAGCACGCATCCTGCGGTGACGCGTCCGGCGATGATCGTTTTCGCCGGCGACCACGGCGTCGCGGCCGAAGGCGTGAGTCCTTACCCGCAGGCCGTGACTGCGCAAATGGTCGCCAATTTTCTGGCGGGCGGCGCGGCGATCAATGCGTTGAGCCGTGTGTCGGGCATGGAGCTCGAAGTGGTGAACGCTGGAATGGCAACCCCGCTACCGTCGACGGAAGGACTCGTGGACATTCCGGTCGCGTCCGGTACACGCAATTTCGCGCACGAACCGGCGATGACGCGCGAGCAGGCGCTCGCCGCGATGCAGGCCGGCGCGGCACGCGTAGAGCATCACGCGGCGCTCGGCACCAACGTGATCGGCTTTGGCGAAATGGGGATTGCAAATACGTCGGCGGCGGCGTGTGTGATGAGCCGCCTGTGCAACGTGCCGATCGACGAATGCGTCGGCCGTGGCACCGGGCTCGACGACGAGGGACTGGCAAGAAAGCGCAACGTGCTGGCGTCGGCGCTTGCGCGGCATGCCGTGTCGTCGGACTCGCTGGATGTGCTCGCCACGTTCGGCGGCTTCGAGATCGCGATGATGGCCGGCGCGTATCTCGCCGCCGCCCACGCGCGCATGACCATTCTCGTCGACGGTTTCATCGCCACATCGGCGCTGCTGATCGCCGACGCGCTTGCGCCGGATGTGCGCGAGTACTGTGTGTTTGCGCATGCGTCGAACGAGGCGGGACACCGCCGCATGCTCGACCATTTCGGCGCGACTCCGCTATTGGCGCTCGACATGCGGCTCGGCGAAGGCACCGGCGCCGCGTTGGCCGTGCCGCTGCTGCGCGCGGCCGCGGCGTTCGTCAATGAGATGGCGAGCTTCGAGTCGGCCGGCGTCGCGAATCGGGAATCCTGA